Proteins encoded by one window of Monoglobus pectinilyticus:
- a CDS encoding nucleotidyl transferase AbiEii/AbiGii toxin family protein, which produces MSNAKAMSLKAKIRNIAKSKNIPAQVILQNYMFERFLNRLSVSEYKEKFVLKGGMLVAALVGLDNRATMDLDTTLKNLPLTPDAIEKALKDIFAIDLHDDVIFSLKGISPIREDDIYGGYRVALDAIYETIVTPVTIDVSTGDVITPSAVKFDFTGIFDEALTFEVWAYNIETVLAEKIETILRRSIFNTRPRDFYDAYILITTQKFDKEVFQEALKKTIEHRGTRNQIMAFDDAITVILESSDLKKMWSNYQKQFDYAKNIEYDSIISSLKEALR; this is translated from the coding sequence ATGAGTAATGCTAAGGCGATGAGCCTAAAGGCAAAAATCAGAAATATTGCAAAATCAAAAAATATTCCGGCGCAGGTTATTTTACAAAACTATATGTTTGAACGGTTTTTAAACAGACTGTCTGTTTCTGAATACAAAGAGAAATTTGTATTAAAGGGCGGAATGCTTGTAGCTGCTCTTGTTGGATTGGACAATAGAGCAACTATGGATTTGGATACTACTCTTAAAAATTTGCCACTTACACCGGATGCTATTGAAAAAGCGTTAAAAGATATATTTGCCATAGACTTACATGATGATGTGATTTTTTCTTTAAAAGGAATATCACCAATTAGAGAAGACGACATTTATGGAGGATACCGGGTGGCGTTGGATGCTATATATGAAACTATTGTTACTCCAGTGACAATAGATGTTTCAACCGGTGATGTTATTACTCCGAGTGCTGTCAAATTTGATTTTACGGGCATATTTGATGAAGCATTGACTTTTGAAGTATGGGCATATAACATAGAAACTGTTTTGGCTGAAAAGATTGAAACAATTTTACGCAGAAGTATTTTTAATACTCGACCGAGAGATTTTTATGATGCGTACATATTGATTACAACGCAGAAATTTGACAAAGAGGTATTTCAAGAAGCATTAAAGAAAACTATTGAACATAGAGGGACAAGAAATCAGATAATGGCTTTTGATGATGCGATTACCGTGATTTTAGAAAGCTCGGATTTAAAGAAAATGTGGAGTAATTATCAAAAACAGTTTGATTACGCTAAAAATATTGAGTATGATAGTATAATTTCATCGTTAAAAGAAGCATTGAGATAA
- a CDS encoding type IV toxin-antitoxin system AbiEi family antitoxin domain-containing protein: MNSIDILKEISNSNNGLIQTKTALEQGVSRASLSKLCKDGKISRISMGQYVLSEELHDEMLSLQLRSNLIIFSHESALFLNKISERTPFEHAVTIPSSKTLSRSISSECKIYYIKDDLHELGKTQLPTTMGSLVWTYDMERTICDIIRSRNRIADETFLSSIKQYASSSHKNLANLSLYASKMGVLSQVRSYMEVLL, encoded by the coding sequence ATGAATTCGATTGATATATTAAAAGAAATATCAAATTCAAATAATGGACTAATACAGACAAAAACTGCGCTTGAACAAGGTGTGAGTCGCGCGAGCTTGTCTAAACTTTGCAAGGATGGGAAAATTTCTCGAATTTCAATGGGGCAGTATGTTTTGTCAGAGGAGTTGCATGATGAAATGCTGTCGCTGCAGCTTCGCTCAAATCTGATTATCTTTTCGCACGAAAGCGCATTGTTTTTAAATAAAATATCAGAAAGAACACCGTTCGAGCATGCTGTCACAATTCCATCATCTAAAACGCTCTCTCGTTCAATTAGCAGCGAATGCAAAATTTATTATATCAAAGACGATCTGCACGAATTAGGAAAAACGCAATTACCTACAACAATGGGGAGTTTAGTTTGGACATATGACATGGAGAGAACTATTTGCGATATTATCAGAAGCAGAAATCGAATTGCAGATGAAACTTTTCTTTCTTCGATAAAACAGTATGCGTCAAGCTCTCATAAAAATCTTGCCAATCTTAGTTTGTATGCAAGTAAAATGGGAGTTTTATCACAGGTGAGAAGTTATATGGAGGTGCTGTTATGA